TGCGGGTAGAAGCTACCATCCACAGTGCAGAGATCGAAGGTCTCAGCGTGTCTGTTGATACGCGGGCAGACGCTGACTCCTATGGTGCTGGACAAATCGGCTCT
The Paramicrobacterium chengjingii DNA segment above includes these coding regions:
- a CDS encoding antitoxin VbhA family protein, which produces MSIAESRALRVEATIHSAEIEGLSVSVDTRADADSYGAGQIGSNELVDRVRARYGLS